A genomic region of Stenotrophomonas sp. NA06056 contains the following coding sequences:
- a CDS encoding AraC family transcriptional regulator, with protein sequence MLAPQQSAALQRALRYIDEHLSQPLRVTELAGVACVSRFHLVRLFRSGTGASPLRYVRRRRIERARQLLATHGQSMTCLAQHLGFFDQSHFVRSFRAETGCSPGQYLAGDAALARPLVVSSTGVRP encoded by the coding sequence ATGCTGGCGCCCCAGCAGTCGGCCGCCCTGCAGCGTGCGCTGCGCTACATCGATGAGCACCTGTCGCAGCCGCTGCGCGTCACTGAACTGGCCGGGGTCGCCTGCGTGAGCCGTTTCCATCTGGTGCGCCTGTTCCGCAGCGGCACCGGTGCCAGCCCGCTGCGCTACGTACGTCGACGGCGCATTGAACGTGCACGACAGCTGCTGGCGACTCACGGGCAGTCGATGACCTGCCTGGCCCAGCATCTGGGCTTCTTCGACCAGAGCCATTTCGTCCGCAGTTTCCGCGCCGAGACCGGCTGCAGCCCCGGCCAGTATCTGGCCGGCGATGCGGCGCTCGCACGTCCCCTTGTTGTTTCTTCTACTGGAGTCCGCCCATGA
- a CDS encoding DoxX family protein: MRDGHGLDLALLILRVATGGFLLPHALGKLFGWFNGPGLAGFAGELRGFGLPAAAPLPLLLALLQVASGTAVMLGWQTRIAALVAAAFIAFTALLALPKGWFWMRGGAEYPLLWTLALLAIALAGPGAWAVDGLVLSGDIA; encoded by the coding sequence GTGCGCGACGGCCATGGCCTCGACCTGGCCTTGCTGATCCTGCGGGTGGCGACGGGAGGATTCCTGCTGCCGCACGCGCTGGGAAAACTGTTCGGCTGGTTCAACGGGCCGGGCCTGGCGGGTTTTGCTGGCGAACTGCGTGGCTTCGGCCTGCCTGCGGCGGCCCCCCTGCCACTGCTGCTGGCCTTGTTGCAGGTGGCGTCCGGCACCGCGGTGATGCTGGGCTGGCAGACCCGGATCGCCGCGCTTGTCGCTGCGGCGTTCATCGCCTTCACCGCACTGCTGGCGCTCCCCAAAGGGTGGTTCTGGATGCGCGGTGGTGCCGAATATCCGCTGTTGTGGACGCTGGCCTTGCTGGCCATCGCCCTGGCCGGCCCCGGTGCATGGGCGGTGGATGGCCTGGTTCTTTCTGGAGACATCGCATGA
- a CDS encoding alpha/beta hydrolase — MSNFVTVNDGARIFYKDWGTGQPVVFAHGWPLSSDAWDPQMLFMGQNGYRVIAHDRRSHGRSSQTWDGNNMDTYADDLAAVLDALDVRDAILVGHSTGGGEVAHYIGRHGSARVAKVVLVGAVPPLMLKTASNPAGTPLEVFDGIRKGTGGDRSQFFKDLAMPFFGANRDGNSVSEGMRDSFWLQGMLGGVKGQYDCIHEFSEVDYTEDLKKIDVPALVVHGDDDQIVPFDASAKLSSQIIKDAELRVYAGAPHGLTLTHADQFNADLLAFARK; from the coding sequence ATGAGCAATTTCGTGACCGTCAACGATGGCGCCCGCATCTTCTACAAGGACTGGGGCACCGGCCAGCCTGTCGTATTCGCCCATGGCTGGCCGCTGTCGTCCGATGCCTGGGACCCGCAGATGCTGTTCATGGGCCAGAACGGCTACCGGGTGATCGCCCATGATCGCCGCAGCCATGGCCGCTCCAGCCAGACCTGGGACGGCAACAACATGGACACCTACGCCGACGACCTCGCTGCAGTTCTGGATGCGCTGGATGTGAGGGACGCGATCCTGGTCGGCCATTCCACCGGCGGCGGCGAAGTGGCCCACTACATCGGCCGCCATGGCAGCGCGCGCGTGGCCAAGGTGGTGCTGGTCGGCGCGGTGCCACCGTTGATGCTGAAGACCGCCAGCAATCCGGCCGGCACGCCGCTGGAGGTCTTCGACGGCATCCGCAAAGGCACCGGTGGCGATCGTTCGCAGTTCTTCAAGGACCTGGCCATGCCGTTCTTCGGCGCCAATCGTGATGGCAACAGCGTCAGCGAAGGCATGCGTGATTCGTTCTGGCTGCAGGGCATGCTGGGCGGCGTGAAGGGCCAGTACGACTGCATCCATGAGTTCTCGGAAGTGGACTACACCGAAGACCTCAAGAAGATCGACGTACCGGCCCTGGTGGTCCACGGCGATGACGACCAGATCGTGCCGTTCGACGCCTCGGCCAAGCTGTCCTCGCAGATCATCAAGGACGCCGAATTGAGGGTGTATGCCGGGGCACCGCACGGCCTCACCCTTACCCATGCCGATCAGTTCAACGCCGACCTGCTGGCGTTCGCACGTAAGTGA
- a CDS encoding MFS transporter, with product MVNASASQHSPQADGAWSPLKIRMFRSIWLAILASNIGTWVNDVAAAWVMAERTGSALMVALVQSATTVPIVLLALAAGTLADIVDRRKYLLFTQGWMLLVAAVMAVLTAMDLLTPQLLVLLTFCMGCGAAMAMPAQAAIVSELVPQPMLASAVALNSIGINIARSIGPAIGGVIVAQLGAVWAFGFNAITFAAMLWVVWGWKRDPKASSLPPEEFGAGLKAGLRYASRAGRLQAVLIKSAGFFFFAAAMNAMLPVVVRGQMQGGAGQYGVLLGCIGIGAVGGALLLPKLRARLDRDLLVLLATLSLAASLAGLALTRNWYVLPLVMLVNGFAWITVLSSLQIAAQTAVPAWVRARALALYIMVFSAGMAAGGLSWGALAQRTSPELALLVAAAGAVIGGLLVWRVRIAGAEDLNLSPAGHWPAPELSVPVSNDRGPVLVTIEYRIDAADRAAFQAQMRTLGTIRRRDGAVVWGVVEDVATPGIHLEYFVAASWLEHLRQHERVTADDKAIQEALRALHRGERAPVVRHFVGGHDPLPAAAPHHHSDI from the coding sequence ATGGTGAACGCATCCGCGTCACAACACTCCCCACAGGCCGATGGCGCCTGGTCGCCGCTGAAGATCCGCATGTTCCGTTCGATCTGGCTGGCGATCCTGGCCAGCAACATCGGCACCTGGGTCAACGACGTTGCCGCCGCATGGGTGATGGCCGAACGTACCGGCTCGGCATTGATGGTGGCGCTGGTGCAGTCGGCTACCACCGTGCCGATCGTGCTGCTGGCGCTGGCTGCGGGCACGTTGGCCGACATTGTGGACCGCCGGAAATACCTGCTGTTCACCCAGGGCTGGATGCTGCTGGTGGCAGCAGTGATGGCGGTGCTTACGGCGATGGACCTGCTGACGCCACAACTGCTGGTGCTGCTGACCTTCTGCATGGGCTGCGGCGCGGCGATGGCGATGCCGGCACAGGCCGCGATCGTCTCCGAGCTGGTGCCGCAACCGATGCTGGCGTCAGCGGTGGCACTCAATTCCATCGGCATCAACATCGCCCGTTCCATCGGCCCAGCCATCGGCGGCGTGATCGTGGCCCAGCTGGGTGCGGTATGGGCATTCGGGTTCAACGCCATCACCTTTGCGGCAATGCTGTGGGTGGTGTGGGGCTGGAAGCGTGATCCGAAGGCCTCCAGCCTGCCTCCGGAAGAGTTCGGTGCTGGCCTGAAAGCAGGCCTGCGCTACGCCAGCCGTGCCGGACGCCTGCAGGCGGTACTGATCAAGTCGGCCGGCTTCTTCTTCTTTGCCGCAGCGATGAACGCGATGCTGCCGGTGGTGGTGCGCGGACAGATGCAGGGTGGGGCAGGGCAGTACGGCGTATTGCTGGGCTGCATCGGCATCGGTGCGGTGGGCGGTGCACTGCTGCTGCCGAAGCTGCGGGCGAGGCTCGATCGTGACCTGCTGGTGCTGTTGGCTACCTTGTCGCTGGCTGCAAGCCTGGCCGGCCTGGCGCTGACCCGCAACTGGTACGTGTTGCCGCTGGTGATGCTGGTCAACGGCTTTGCCTGGATCACCGTGCTGTCTTCGTTGCAGATCGCAGCACAGACGGCGGTGCCGGCGTGGGTAAGGGCACGTGCGCTGGCCCTGTACATCATGGTGTTTTCTGCCGGCATGGCGGCGGGCGGCCTGAGCTGGGGCGCGCTGGCGCAGCGCACATCGCCGGAGTTGGCATTGCTGGTGGCCGCAGCAGGCGCGGTCATCGGCGGCCTGCTGGTGTGGCGCGTGCGCATTGCTGGCGCCGAGGATCTGAATCTGAGCCCGGCCGGCCACTGGCCAGCGCCGGAGCTGTCGGTGCCGGTCTCGAATGATCGTGGACCGGTGCTGGTAACCATCGAATATCGCATCGACGCCGCCGACCGTGCCGCATTCCAGGCGCAGATGCGAACGCTGGGGACGATCCGCCGGCGCGATGGCGCCGTGGTCTGGGGTGTGGTCGAGGATGTGGCGACCCCGGGCATCCATCTGGAGTACTTCGTCGCGGCGTCGTGGTTGGAACACCTGCGCCAGCACGAGCGCGTCACCGCCGACGACAAGGCGATCCAGGAGGCGCTGCGCGCGCTGCATCGCGGTGAGCGCGCACCGGTGGTTCGTCATTTCGTCGGTGGCCATGATCCGTTGCCGGCGGCGGCGCCGCATCACCACAGCGACATCTGA
- a CDS encoding TadG family pilus assembly protein: MNRARHISFNRPRGGMSVTMMLVMIALLAMLGLVEIGFLFWAQRDAQKVADLAALAGAQRLDLCNASNADNSAARQSALAQNRFRGQVQIQCGNWNASRGTADHFSPSVDASNPRNAVRVVAERGVLPFFGQNRTLPTLRVQAVAKRSEPTAVFAVGSQLLRTNGNSPLMATLRLVGLDVTNATVLSYDGLAQATITPSGLLAALGIPVTADLSVADFNRLLSINRVSLAQLVNATATVVGRETAVGVQLQALSNLVGTRLDINQLNILLGSQSGGGGLFAQVIAPDGTIGSALESKVNVLDLVTAAISIANDGNGVQVQGLNLLGIDVKAGVVEPPSIAIGGVGARAYNAQVRLMVDVDSDRLFAIGPLLNLLGTRLHLPLHVDVANAMGTLTSIQCGAAPPTATVQVDSSVLRACVGKVNAADRFSKSNVCDATLQNEQLLKLLGQPLINDKITLPALTSTQNLTLAAGQTGSTWINPLAVGTAVSDLVNELLRVLSNMLTPSSKGMSAGDTAKALADRYLAAAYPTGGRYDINKIIPFLRDGDPAQQLTPLNDWTVTNGVPYACGLLNLVTCHRDGSVWDGLKVTVTGQGLGVLDGALGALLGGLLINRCDSLIGNLANYNGCIRNNLAAYIQTAPAGFLDGQNGGGVTTPGNNVTCSGLLCALLKPVLAALKPVLNSVGTLLTNTLASLLGLELGRTDVSMQSIQCSSAQLVF; the protein is encoded by the coding sequence ATGAACCGAGCACGCCACATCAGCTTCAATCGCCCGCGCGGCGGTATGTCGGTCACCATGATGCTGGTGATGATCGCGCTGCTGGCCATGCTCGGCCTGGTCGAGATCGGCTTCCTGTTCTGGGCCCAGCGCGATGCACAGAAGGTGGCCGACCTGGCCGCGCTGGCAGGCGCACAACGGCTGGACCTGTGCAACGCCAGCAATGCCGACAACAGTGCTGCCCGGCAGAGCGCACTCGCGCAGAACCGCTTCCGCGGACAGGTGCAGATCCAGTGTGGCAACTGGAATGCCAGCCGCGGAACGGCTGACCACTTCAGCCCGAGCGTGGACGCCAGCAATCCTCGCAACGCCGTCCGGGTCGTTGCCGAACGCGGCGTTCTGCCGTTCTTCGGCCAGAACCGCACCCTGCCCACCCTGCGCGTGCAGGCAGTGGCCAAACGCTCGGAACCCACTGCGGTGTTCGCGGTGGGCTCGCAACTGCTGCGCACCAATGGCAATTCCCCGTTGATGGCGACCCTCCGCCTGGTCGGTCTGGACGTCACCAATGCCACCGTCTTGTCCTACGATGGCCTGGCGCAGGCCACCATCACCCCGTCGGGGTTGCTGGCTGCACTGGGCATCCCGGTCACCGCTGACCTCAGCGTGGCCGACTTCAACCGGCTGCTGTCGATCAACCGCGTCTCGCTGGCGCAGCTGGTCAATGCCACAGCCACGGTGGTTGGCCGCGAGACCGCTGTCGGCGTGCAACTGCAGGCGCTGTCCAACCTTGTCGGCACGCGGCTGGACATCAACCAGCTCAACATTCTTCTGGGCAGCCAGAGCGGCGGCGGCGGCCTGTTCGCGCAGGTGATCGCACCGGACGGCACCATCGGCAGCGCGCTGGAATCGAAGGTCAACGTGCTGGATCTTGTCACCGCCGCGATCTCCATCGCCAACGATGGCAATGGCGTGCAGGTACAGGGCTTGAACCTGCTGGGCATCGACGTCAAAGCCGGCGTGGTGGAACCGCCGTCGATCGCCATCGGCGGTGTCGGTGCACGTGCGTACAACGCGCAGGTGCGGCTGATGGTAGACGTCGACAGCGACCGCCTGTTCGCGATTGGCCCGTTGCTGAACCTGCTCGGTACGCGCCTGCATCTGCCACTACACGTGGATGTGGCCAATGCGATGGGGACCTTGACCAGCATCCAGTGCGGCGCGGCCCCGCCTACGGCCACCGTCCAGGTCGATTCCTCGGTCCTGCGTGCCTGTGTCGGCAAGGTCAACGCGGCCGATCGTTTCTCCAAGAGCAACGTCTGTGACGCGACCCTGCAGAACGAGCAATTGTTGAAGCTGCTGGGGCAGCCCTTGATCAACGACAAGATCACCCTGCCAGCGCTGACCAGCACGCAGAACCTGACCCTGGCCGCCGGCCAGACCGGCTCAACCTGGATCAACCCGCTGGCCGTCGGCACCGCCGTGTCGGATCTGGTCAACGAACTGCTGCGCGTACTGTCGAACATGCTGACCCCATCCTCCAAGGGCATGAGCGCGGGCGACACGGCCAAGGCACTTGCCGATCGCTACCTGGCGGCCGCCTATCCCACGGGTGGACGCTATGACATCAACAAGATCATTCCATTTCTGCGTGACGGCGACCCTGCCCAACAGCTCACCCCCTTGAACGACTGGACGGTGACCAACGGCGTGCCCTATGCCTGCGGCCTGTTGAACCTGGTTACCTGCCACCGCGACGGCTCGGTCTGGGATGGACTGAAGGTGACCGTCACCGGGCAGGGGCTGGGGGTGCTGGATGGCGCGCTGGGGGCGCTGCTGGGCGGCCTGCTGATCAACCGCTGCGACAGCCTCATCGGCAACCTGGCCAATTACAACGGCTGCATCCGCAACAACCTGGCGGCATACATCCAGACCGCACCCGCCGGATTCCTCGATGGCCAGAACGGCGGTGGCGTAACTACCCCGGGCAACAACGTGACCTGCAGCGGCCTGCTGTGTGCGCTGCTGAAGCCGGTGCTGGCCGCGCTCAAGCCGGTGCTCAACAGCGTCGGCACCCTGCTGACCAATACCCTGGCCAGCCTGCTCGGGCTGGAACTGGGCCGCACCGATGTCAGCATGCAGTCGATCCAGTGCAGCTCGGCGCAGCTGGTCTTCTGA
- a CDS encoding DUF2968 domain-containing protein: MRETSGGTVFARYPRGAALLAVAMIVVAPSALAARGDRTATVEPAKAAPVVRNTVDELKQLMDAQQLTELRTTYNGNYGASLLFNANTLTYYVALFQEKNFWRVIKTDAVDNAERVYRTFAQQSEQLAQVYIDTTRLEAGKRYTERLVAYNEERLRTLQQEMEQQQAQSAQVSAALQQAQQQAVSLSTDVQSTNSQLDALQRRIQILQAEQGNPELSLPKPDAAAAPAAASDGR; this comes from the coding sequence ATGCGAGAAACTTCAGGGGGCACCGTCTTCGCCCGGTATCCGCGCGGCGCAGCACTGCTGGCCGTGGCCATGATCGTGGTGGCGCCGTCGGCGCTGGCCGCACGTGGCGATCGCACTGCCACCGTCGAGCCGGCCAAGGCCGCACCGGTGGTACGCAACACCGTCGACGAACTCAAGCAGTTGATGGATGCGCAGCAGCTCACCGAACTGCGTACCACCTACAACGGCAACTACGGCGCCAGCCTGCTGTTCAACGCCAACACCCTGACCTACTACGTAGCCCTGTTCCAGGAGAAGAACTTCTGGCGGGTGATCAAGACCGATGCCGTCGACAACGCCGAGCGTGTCTACCGCACCTTCGCGCAGCAGTCCGAACAGCTGGCGCAGGTCTACATCGACACCACCCGGCTGGAAGCCGGCAAGCGCTACACCGAGCGCCTGGTGGCCTACAACGAAGAACGCCTGCGCACCCTGCAGCAGGAAATGGAGCAGCAGCAGGCACAGTCGGCGCAGGTCAGCGCAGCGCTGCAGCAGGCCCAGCAGCAAGCGGTCAGCCTGAGCACCGACGTGCAGAGCACCAACAGCCAGCTGGATGCATTGCAGCGCCGGATCCAGATCCTGCAGGCCGAACAGGGCAACCCGGAGCTGAGCCTGCCCAAGCCGGATGCAGCAGCTGCGCCGGCTGCCGCCAGCGACGGCCGCTGA
- a CDS encoding hydrolase — protein sequence MSLATATPAKALLSPTDHALILIDYQSQMAFATHTIDISALRNNVSLISKGAKGFNVPVLLTTVAEKSFSGPMFPELPAIFPGQAVFDRTSMNTWEDQPVIEEVNRIGKRRLVLAGLWTSVCIVGPALSALEQGFEVYVITDACGDVSEEAHERAITRMLQAGAVPITSVQYLLELQRDWARGETYDLTTGIARDHAGGYGVGIQYAKTMFGAQEGGH from the coding sequence ATGAGCCTCGCCACCGCCACCCCCGCCAAAGCACTGCTGTCACCCACCGACCACGCGCTGATCCTGATCGACTACCAGTCGCAGATGGCGTTCGCCACCCACACCATCGACATCTCCGCGCTGCGCAACAACGTGTCGCTGATCAGCAAGGGCGCGAAGGGCTTCAACGTACCGGTGCTGTTGACCACGGTGGCCGAGAAGTCGTTCTCCGGCCCGATGTTTCCGGAGCTGCCGGCGATCTTCCCGGGCCAAGCGGTGTTCGATCGCACCTCGATGAACACCTGGGAGGACCAGCCGGTGATCGAAGAGGTGAACCGTATCGGCAAGCGGCGGCTGGTGTTGGCCGGCCTGTGGACCAGCGTCTGCATCGTCGGCCCGGCGCTGTCGGCACTGGAGCAGGGGTTCGAGGTCTACGTGATCACCGATGCCTGCGGCGATGTGAGCGAAGAGGCGCATGAACGCGCGATCACCCGCATGCTGCAGGCCGGTGCAGTGCCGATCACCAGCGTGCAGTACCTGCTGGAACTGCAACGCGACTGGGCGCGTGGTGAAACCTACGACCTGACCACCGGCATCGCCCGCGACCATGCCGGCGGCTATGGCGTCGGCATCCAGTACGCCAAGACCATGTTCGGCGCGCAGGAAGGCGGGCACTGA
- a CDS encoding amidohydrolase, with protein MSTLVIRNARITTLDPQQPHAQALAVQEGRIVAVGSDEQIMRDWGNEATLIDAQGRRLVPGLNDSHTHLIRGGLNYNLELRWDGLRSLSDAMAMLKAQVDRTPAPQWVRVVGGFTATQFTEKRLPSLQELNDIAPDTPVFLLHLYDRALLNRAALRACGYTKETPDPPGGQIVRDSLGNPTGLLLAKPNALILYATLAKGPKLPVEYQANSTRHFMRELNRLGITSVIDAGGGFQNYPEDYQVIEQLHRDQQLTVRIAYNLFTQNKGSEVSDFRGWSEMLQPRQGDDLLRHNGAGEMLVFSAADFELFNEPRPELPPELEPELHDVVKLLVEKRWPFRIHATYDESISRILDVYEQVNREVPFDGLHWFIDHAETITPRNIERIRALNGGIAVQHRMAYQGEAFVQRYGVQAARHTPPVKRMLAEGVPVGAGTDATRVASYNPWVALSWLVTGRTVGGLALYGDENLLEREQALRLWTQGSAWFSGDEAVKGTLKAGQLADFILLSADFFRIDEAQIADITSLLTVVGGRIVHGDGDYAGLAPQLPPAMPDWSPVNRFGGYHVGGAATGLAAAHHHHHGAACSTHGAHGHAARHAAPSDDLTAFWGAMGCSCFAF; from the coding sequence ATGAGCACGCTGGTCATCCGCAACGCACGTATCACCACCCTCGACCCGCAGCAGCCGCACGCGCAGGCACTGGCCGTGCAGGAGGGTCGCATCGTCGCCGTCGGCAGCGATGAACAGATCATGCGCGACTGGGGTAACGAAGCCACCCTGATCGATGCGCAGGGACGGCGGCTGGTGCCGGGCCTCAATGACAGTCATACGCACCTGATCCGCGGTGGCTTGAACTACAACCTGGAACTGCGCTGGGACGGTCTGCGATCACTGTCCGATGCGATGGCCATGCTGAAGGCGCAGGTGGACCGCACGCCCGCACCGCAGTGGGTGCGGGTAGTCGGTGGATTCACCGCCACCCAGTTCACCGAGAAGCGCCTGCCGAGCCTGCAGGAGCTCAACGACATCGCCCCGGACACGCCGGTGTTCCTGCTGCACCTGTACGACCGCGCGCTGCTGAACCGCGCCGCCCTGCGTGCCTGCGGCTATACCAAGGAGACGCCGGACCCGCCCGGCGGGCAGATCGTGCGCGATTCGCTGGGCAATCCCACCGGCCTGCTGCTGGCCAAGCCGAACGCACTGATCCTGTATGCGACCCTGGCCAAGGGACCGAAGTTGCCGGTCGAATACCAGGCCAATTCCACCCGCCATTTCATGCGCGAGCTGAACCGCTTGGGCATCACCTCGGTGATCGACGCCGGCGGTGGTTTCCAGAACTACCCCGAGGACTACCAGGTCATCGAGCAGCTGCACCGCGACCAGCAGTTGACCGTGCGCATCGCCTACAACCTGTTCACCCAGAACAAGGGCAGCGAGGTCAGCGATTTCCGCGGCTGGAGCGAGATGCTGCAGCCACGACAAGGTGATGACCTGCTTCGCCACAACGGTGCCGGCGAGATGTTGGTGTTCTCCGCAGCTGACTTCGAACTGTTCAACGAGCCGCGACCGGAGCTGCCGCCCGAGCTGGAGCCGGAACTGCACGATGTGGTGAAGCTGCTGGTGGAGAAGCGCTGGCCGTTCCGCATCCATGCGACCTACGACGAGAGCATCAGCCGCATCCTCGATGTCTACGAGCAGGTCAACCGTGAGGTGCCGTTCGACGGCCTGCACTGGTTCATCGACCACGCCGAGACCATCACCCCGCGCAACATCGAGCGTATCCGCGCACTGAACGGCGGCATCGCCGTGCAGCACCGCATGGCCTACCAGGGCGAGGCGTTCGTGCAGCGCTATGGCGTACAGGCTGCGCGACACACGCCACCGGTGAAGCGGATGCTGGCCGAAGGCGTACCGGTCGGCGCCGGTACCGACGCCACCCGCGTGGCCAGCTACAACCCCTGGGTGGCGCTGTCGTGGCTGGTGACTGGACGCACGGTCGGTGGCCTGGCCCTGTACGGCGATGAGAACCTGCTGGAACGCGAGCAGGCCCTGCGCCTGTGGACCCAGGGCAGCGCCTGGTTCTCCGGCGACGAAGCGGTGAAGGGCACGCTGAAGGCAGGCCAGTTGGCCGACTTCATCCTGTTGTCGGCCGACTTCTTCCGCATTGATGAGGCGCAGATCGCCGACATCACCAGCCTGTTGACCGTGGTCGGCGGGCGCATCGTGCATGGCGACGGCGACTACGCCGGGTTGGCGCCGCAGCTGCCGCCAGCGATGCCGGACTGGTCGCCGGTGAACCGGTTCGGCGGCTACCACGTCGGCGGCGCCGCCACCGGCCTGGCGGCGGCCCATCATCACCATCACGGTGCCGCCTGCAGCACCCATGGGGCGCACGGACATGCGGCCCGCCATGCCGCGCCATCCGATGACCTGACCGCGTTCTGGGGCGCGATGGGGTGTTCGTGCTTCGCGTTCTGA
- a CDS encoding alginate export family protein encodes MFVLRVLTLASLALPSLALACDGGACTTVGDGQLQWDASLRLRGMYYDPTRFGVGGGEDGFGLLRALASATFARDDWQAKLQLGAHAERGKAGGPGRTDRGALDVQQAYWRWNGDGMHVQLGRQEAGYGSSRLLSVRDGPNIRLAFDGARVGWQGRLGALDLLALRPVENRPGAFDDRGERGAHLIGVYATTAKGAGSSQWDLYLLDYRREGARFAAGNGTERRQTLGARWFGQSGALDWNTELVMQGGELRAVTGDLDIRAWTLATDTGWRWAGLPLQPRLGLKADIASGDGDLRDGRLGTFNALFPKSAYFSEASLLAPANLMDLQPTLALRLHDAVTTELGVQLAWKQRRADAVYTTPAPLAALPGSAGGARRIGTQYKSETRWQVSDRWQWQLQLAWVDAGPALKQAGGQDTLFASIVGAWQW; translated from the coding sequence GTGTTCGTGCTTCGCGTTCTGACCCTGGCATCGCTGGCATTGCCCTCGTTGGCACTGGCCTGCGATGGCGGCGCCTGTACCACGGTTGGCGATGGCCAGTTGCAGTGGGACGCATCCCTGCGCCTGCGGGGCATGTACTACGACCCGACCCGGTTCGGCGTCGGTGGCGGCGAGGATGGCTTCGGCCTGCTGCGCGCGCTGGCCTCGGCCACCTTCGCCCGCGATGACTGGCAGGCGAAGCTGCAGCTGGGTGCGCATGCCGAGCGCGGCAAGGCTGGTGGTCCAGGTCGTACCGATCGCGGTGCGTTGGACGTACAACAGGCGTACTGGCGCTGGAATGGCGATGGGATGCACGTGCAGCTGGGTCGGCAGGAGGCGGGCTATGGCAGCTCGCGCCTGCTGTCGGTGCGCGATGGGCCGAACATCCGCCTGGCCTTCGATGGTGCACGTGTAGGTTGGCAGGGACGGCTGGGCGCGCTCGATCTGTTGGCGTTGCGTCCGGTCGAGAACCGCCCGGGTGCGTTCGATGACCGCGGTGAGCGCGGTGCCCACCTGATCGGCGTGTATGCCACGACGGCGAAGGGCGCAGGCAGCAGCCAGTGGGATCTCTATCTGCTGGACTATCGTCGCGAGGGCGCGCGCTTCGCCGCGGGCAACGGTACCGAGCGGCGGCAGACCCTGGGCGCGCGCTGGTTCGGCCAGTCCGGTGCGCTGGACTGGAATACCGAACTGGTGATGCAGGGCGGTGAACTGAGGGCCGTGACCGGCGATCTGGATATCCGCGCATGGACCCTCGCCACTGATACCGGCTGGCGCTGGGCCGGGCTGCCGCTGCAACCGCGCCTGGGCCTGAAGGCCGATATCGCCAGCGGCGATGGCGATCTGCGTGATGGTCGGCTCGGTACGTTCAACGCGTTGTTTCCCAAGTCCGCCTATTTCAGCGAGGCCAGCCTGTTGGCACCGGCCAACCTGATGGATCTGCAACCGACACTGGCGCTGCGCCTGCATGACGCGGTGACCACCGAGCTGGGTGTACAGCTGGCCTGGAAGCAGCGGCGCGCCGATGCGGTCTACACCACGCCGGCACCGTTGGCAGCGTTGCCCGGCAGTGCCGGTGGCGCACGCCGCATCGGTACCCAATACAAATCCGAAACCCGCTGGCAGGTCAGTGACCGCTGGCAATGGCAGCTTCAGCTGGCCTGGGTCGACGCGGGCCCTGCACTGAAGCAGGCCGGTGGCCAGGACACGCTGTTCGCCTCAATCGTTGGAGCATGGCAATGGTGA
- a CDS encoding DUF3613 domain-containing protein — MTSTPLIRCLLPMLAGLSFAAVAQAQTPQQPLTGQMLGGAAPAPTAAPLHNEPLATVDVSPEQAPPPPPVPAAKPDFGGKQLRPNTSQIGDTTRSLFRLQASGELAGARLPILGDQATSSYARYLKSFQYDIPQFFETDVAKSAGSSRSGR; from the coding sequence ATGACCTCGACGCCGCTGATCCGCTGCCTGCTGCCGATGCTTGCCGGCCTGTCTTTCGCCGCGGTTGCGCAGGCACAGACGCCGCAGCAGCCGTTGACCGGACAGATGCTGGGCGGTGCTGCGCCCGCGCCGACAGCCGCCCCCCTGCACAACGAGCCGTTGGCCACCGTGGACGTATCGCCGGAACAGGCTCCACCACCTCCGCCAGTCCCTGCAGCCAAGCCTGATTTCGGCGGCAAGCAACTGCGGCCCAACACCTCGCAGATCGGCGATACCACACGCAGCCTGTTCCGCCTGCAGGCGTCCGGCGAGCTGGCCGGCGCCCGCCTGCCGATCCTGGGCGACCAGGCCACGTCCAGCTACGCGCGTTACCTGAAGAGCTTCCAGTACGACATACCGCAGTTCTTTGAAACCGACGTCGCCAAGTCCGCAGGATCCTCCCGATCCGGACGCTGA